The following proteins come from a genomic window of Chelmon rostratus isolate fCheRos1 chromosome 23, fCheRos1.pri, whole genome shotgun sequence:
- the LOC121626327 gene encoding uncharacterized protein LOC121626327 translates to MLRPLLLLSALIGLLPGAEQQYFGSATLNISSCPITYYGEQFTTLYVTATDEVFTACFDIIGVDCIVGPPLEIFFFFDEVSENEADWHPSLPDISSSLLCSVELKAFSGLFPVSLKISSFGSQAAVKLETGSLGPHEFEFVANGDSVDSVNLTNTGPIYKDISACRQSGGLYFYDDEVSSDPDTCSTEYCDRVATIQPNDICGPLERCHGNNTCKFDPICTVTGPAVIDFNDQLKTVEDRCGYTLLTGSSIQNLTVVANFRERRRRDVSFLDSVTLRLQGQDDVHLEQGGIVKEGNTVLTINGSTDLGNGVEVFVDQTGVTVVVSHPESTTSVFFDGNTAQIIFIGPAGQDPELGGLCANSTSVSDERLPEDIGSSCEVQYNDTADSSINCTMMTERCNLLLEEPFTACHNHTDPESYINACIDTLCKYPAVDGLNCQFQEAYARSCSLRSSNDTLDSWRSTAGCSPPQPFCQGRICSDHEFCAETISGGIGCFCRAIFAFPYRSNDTVVHPTVCEENSASVTLVGCLLEEKGINYTSLHLNDPTCTGQRDELDHMVTFSFNSSNTCGTEVMANNSQLIYMNSIVGNNSVSDNITRQDQVYIDFSCSFTQPDVNTVTFRIKDSSVIEKITSGTWNYTLTMKAYTDAGRTQAVDSNTEVQLNQQIWVQLETDGLDDGLVALVTDSCWAADQAESLRYNLIVDGCANPDDQMVNVMGNGEGTSNCFSFNMFQFSRSSSEVSVHCKVNLCASLNQTCTPDCNGGDRKRRSAGSRYLDEAPAFISMTWTS, encoded by the exons ATGCTCcgccccctgctcctcctgtctgctctcattggGCTGCTGCCTG GTGCTGAGCAGCAGTATTTTGGTTCTGCAACATTAAACATCTCCTCTTGTCCCATCACATATTATGGAGAGCAGTTCACAACGCTGTAT GTGACTGCCACGGATGAAGTATTCACAGCCTGTTTCGACATCATTGGTGTGGACTGCATTGTTGGGCCTCCACTCgaaatttttttctttttcgatGAAGTGTCTGAGAATGAAGCAGATTGGCATCCGAGTTTGCCAGATATTTCCAGCTCACTGCTATGCTCAGTGGAGTTGAAGGCGTTTTCAGGTTTATTTCCT GTTTCTTTGAAAATTAGCAGCTTTGGCTCACAAGCAGCTGTGAAACTAGAAACAGGCAGTCTGGGACCACAT GAGTTTGAATTTGTGGCCAACGGTGATTCTGTAGATTCAGTGAATTTGACAAACACAGGCCCGATCTACAAAGACATCAGCGCATGCAGACAGTCAG GTGGTTTGTATTTCTATGATGATGAGGTCAGTTCTGACCCAGACACCTGCTCCACTGAATACTGTGATCGTGTGGCAACCATTCAGCCCAACGACATATGTGGCCCTCTGGagcgttgtcatggcaacaacaC ctgcaaaTTTGACCCCATCTGCACTGTGACCGGCCCCGCTGTCATTGACTTTAATGACCAACTGAAGACTGTGGAGGATCGGTGTGGGTACACCCTGCTGACAGGTTCATCAATCCAAAATCTCACTGTGGTGGCGAACTTCCGGGAACGTCGTCGTAGAGATGTGAGCTTTTTGGACAGCGTGACACTGCGGCTGCAGGGGCAGGATGATGTTCACCTGGAACAAGGCGGGATAGTTAAG GAGGGGAACACAGTGCTGACCATCAACGGCTCGACTGATCTGGGAAACGGTGTGGAGGTCTTTGTGGACCAAACTGGAGTCACAGTCGTTGTGTCGCACCCCGAGTCCACCACTTCTGTCTTCTTTGACGGGAACACTGCACAGATCATCTTCATAG GACCTGCTGGACAAGATCCAGAACTGGGGGGATTGTGTGCCAACTCCACGTCTGTGAGTGATGAGAGACTTCCTGAGGACattggcagcag CTGTGAGGTGCAGTACAAtgacactgctgacagttcCATCAACTGCACCATGATGACTGAACG CTGTAACCTCCTGTTGGAGGAGCCCTTCACCGCCTGTCACAACCACACCGACCCAGAGTCCTACATAAACGCCTGCATCGACACTTTGTGCAAATACCCTGCGGTGGACGGTCTGAACTGTCAGTTCCAGGAGGCCTATGCCAGAAGCTGCAGCTTGCGCAGCAGCAACGACACACTGGACAGCTGGAGGTCAACGGCCGGCTGCT ccccccctcagcccttctgtcaGGGAAGGATCTGCAGCGATCATGAGTTCTGTGCTGAGACCATCAGTGGTGGAATCGGCTGCTTCTGTCGGGCCATTTTTGCCTTCCCGTACAGATCGAATGACACCGTGG TTCACCCGACGGTCTGCGAGGAGAACTCAGCCTCAGTTACTCTGGTCGGGTgtctcctggaggagaaaggcaTCAACTATACGTCCTTACACCTCAATGACCCCACCTGCACGGGTCAGAGAGATGAGCTGGACCACATGGTGACCTtcagcttcaacagcagcaacacctgtGGGACGGAGGTCATG GCCAACAACAGCCAACTGATCTACATGAACAGCATCGTAGGCAACAACAGCGTCTCTGACAACATCACTCGCCAGGACCAAGTCTACATCGACTTCTCCTGCTCCTTCACTCAGCCAGATGTCAACACTGTGACCTTCAGAATCAAAGACAg ctctgtgattgaGAAGATCACATCTGGAACTTGGAATTACACTCTGACCATGAAGGCCTACACCGACGCTGGACGCACACAAGCTGTGGACTCCAACACTGAAGTCCAGCTGAACCAGCAGATCTGGGTGCAGCTGGAGACTGACGGGCTGGATGACGGTTTGGTCGCCCTGGTGACCGACTCCTGCTGGGCAGCCGACCAGGCTGAGAGTCTGAGATACAACCTGATTGTAGACGG CTGTGCGAACCCCGATGATCAGATGGTGAATGTGATGGGAAACGGAGAGGGAACGTCCAACTGCTTCTCCTTCAACATGTTCCAGTTCTCTAGGAGCTCTTCTGAGGTCTCTGTGCACTGCAAAGTCAACCTGTGTGCCAGCCTGAACCAGACCTGCACCCCG GATTGTAATGGAGGTGATCGGAAACGCAGATCTGCTGGGTCCAGATATTTAGATGAGGCTCCGGCCTTCATCTCCATGACCTGGACTAGTTAG